The proteins below come from a single Miscanthus floridulus cultivar M001 chromosome 1, ASM1932011v1, whole genome shotgun sequence genomic window:
- the LOC136550000 gene encoding MADS-box transcription factor 1-like isoform X4, which translates to MGRGKVELKRIENKISRQVTFAKRRNGLLKKAYELSLLCDAEVALIIFSGRGRLFEFSSSSCMYKTLERYRSSNYISQEVKAPLDSEINYQDYLKMRTRVEFLQTTQRNILGEDLGPLSMKELEQLENQIETSLKHIRSRENQMLLDQLFDLKSKEQELQDLNKDLRKKLQETSPENVLHVSSWEEGGHSGASGTINKPTWTS; encoded by the exons ATGGGTCGCGGCAAGGTGGAGCTGAAGCGGATCGAGAACAAGATCAGCCGGCAGGTGACGTTCGCCAAGCGCCGGAACGGGCTGCTCAAGAAGGCGTACGAGCTGTCGCTGCTGTGCGACGCCGAGGTCGCGCTCATCATCTTCTCCGGCCGCGGCCGCCTCTTCGAGTTCTCCAGCTCGTCATG CATGTACAAAACACTCGAGAGATACCGCAGCTCCAACTACATCTCACAGGAAGTAAAAGCTCCACTGGACAGTGAA ATTAACTACCAGGATTATTTGAAGATGAGGACAAGAGTTGAGTTTCTTCAAACTACACAAAG AAATATTCTTGGTGAGGATCTGGGTCCACTTAGCATGAAGGAGCTTGAGCAGCTGGAGAACCAAATTGAGACATCTCTGAAGCATATCAGGTCAAGAGAG AATCAAATGTTACTTGATCAGCTCTTTGATCTCAAAAGTAAG GAACAAGAATTGCAGGATCTTAATAAAGACCTAAGGAAAAAG CTGCAAGAAACAAGTCCAGAGAACGTGCTCCATGTTTCCAGCTGGGAGGAAGGTGGGCACAGTGGCGCAAGTG GTACCATCAACAAGCCTACATGGACCAGCTGA
- the LOC136467735 gene encoding uncharacterized protein, which yields MVVLNYTYLKLKMLGPNDVIIVESTYEHAYNCDVECIEYTKALVEAETLIVNLDRLGSEAPHSKRRAGTFEPAEAIKLVPVDPTCPDNRALRISATLDIK from the coding sequence atggtggtcctcaactacacctacctcaagctcaagatgctgggccccAACGACGTCATCATTGTCGAGTCCACGTATGAGCATGCATACAACTGCgatgtcgaatgcatcgagtacacaaaggctctcgtggaggccgagaccctcatcgtcaacctcgaccgactcggTAGCGAGGCACCTcactccaagcgtcgcgccgggactttcgagcccgcggaggccatcaagctcgtcccggtcgaccccacctgccccgacaaccgggcgctgaggatcagcgccaccctcgacatcaaatag
- the LOC136550000 gene encoding MADS-box transcription factor 1-like isoform X2: MGRGKVELKRIENKISRQVTFAKRRNGLLKKAYELSLLCDAEVALIIFSGRGRLFEFSSSSCMYKTLERYRSSNYISQEVKAPLDSEINYQDYLKMRTRVEFLQTTQRNILGEDLGPLSMKELEQLENQIETSLKHIRSRENQMLLDQLFDLKSKEQELQDLNKDLRKKLQETSPENVLHVSSWEEGGHSGASGNVLDPYQGLLQHPENDPSLQIGQVFFRYHQQAYMDQLNNEDMADPNEHGRSGWI, encoded by the exons ATGGGTCGCGGCAAGGTGGAGCTGAAGCGGATCGAGAACAAGATCAGCCGGCAGGTGACGTTCGCCAAGCGCCGGAACGGGCTGCTCAAGAAGGCGTACGAGCTGTCGCTGCTGTGCGACGCCGAGGTCGCGCTCATCATCTTCTCCGGCCGCGGCCGCCTCTTCGAGTTCTCCAGCTCGTCATG CATGTACAAAACACTCGAGAGATACCGCAGCTCCAACTACATCTCACAGGAAGTAAAAGCTCCACTGGACAGTGAA ATTAACTACCAGGATTATTTGAAGATGAGGACAAGAGTTGAGTTTCTTCAAACTACACAAAG AAATATTCTTGGTGAGGATCTGGGTCCACTTAGCATGAAGGAGCTTGAGCAGCTGGAGAACCAAATTGAGACATCTCTGAAGCATATCAGGTCAAGAGAG AATCAAATGTTACTTGATCAGCTCTTTGATCTCAAAAGTAAG GAACAAGAATTGCAGGATCTTAATAAAGACCTAAGGAAAAAG CTGCAAGAAACAAGTCCAGAGAACGTGCTCCATGTTTCCAGCTGGGAGGAAGGTGGGCACAGTGGCGCAAGTGGTAATGTTCTTGATCCTTATCAGGGACTCCTTCAGCACCCAGAGAATGATCCTTCCCTGCAGATTGGGCAAGTTTTCTTCAG GTACCATCAACAAGCCTACATGGACCAGCTGAACAACGAGGACATGGCGGACCCAAATGAGCACGGTCGATCTGGATGGATATGA
- the LOC136550000 gene encoding MADS-box transcription factor 1-like isoform X1, with protein MGRGKVELKRIENKISRQVTFAKRRNGLLKKAYELSLLCDAEVALIIFSGRGRLFEFSSSSCMYKTLERYRSSNYISQEVKAPLDSEINYQDYLKMRTRVEFLQTTQRNILGEDLGPLSMKELEQLENQIETSLKHIRSRENQMLLDQLFDLKSKEQELQDLNKDLRKKCQLQETSPENVLHVSSWEEGGHSGASGNVLDPYQGLLQHPENDPSLQIGQVFFRYHQQAYMDQLNNEDMADPNEHGRSGWI; from the exons ATGGGTCGCGGCAAGGTGGAGCTGAAGCGGATCGAGAACAAGATCAGCCGGCAGGTGACGTTCGCCAAGCGCCGGAACGGGCTGCTCAAGAAGGCGTACGAGCTGTCGCTGCTGTGCGACGCCGAGGTCGCGCTCATCATCTTCTCCGGCCGCGGCCGCCTCTTCGAGTTCTCCAGCTCGTCATG CATGTACAAAACACTCGAGAGATACCGCAGCTCCAACTACATCTCACAGGAAGTAAAAGCTCCACTGGACAGTGAA ATTAACTACCAGGATTATTTGAAGATGAGGACAAGAGTTGAGTTTCTTCAAACTACACAAAG AAATATTCTTGGTGAGGATCTGGGTCCACTTAGCATGAAGGAGCTTGAGCAGCTGGAGAACCAAATTGAGACATCTCTGAAGCATATCAGGTCAAGAGAG AATCAAATGTTACTTGATCAGCTCTTTGATCTCAAAAGTAAG GAACAAGAATTGCAGGATCTTAATAAAGACCTAAGGAAAAAG TGCCAGCTGCAAGAAACAAGTCCAGAGAACGTGCTCCATGTTTCCAGCTGGGAGGAAGGTGGGCACAGTGGCGCAAGTGGTAATGTTCTTGATCCTTATCAGGGACTCCTTCAGCACCCAGAGAATGATCCTTCCCTGCAGATTGGGCAAGTTTTCTTCAG GTACCATCAACAAGCCTACATGGACCAGCTGAACAACGAGGACATGGCGGACCCAAATGAGCACGGTCGATCTGGATGGATATGA
- the LOC136550000 gene encoding MADS-box transcription factor 1-like isoform X3, with translation MGRGKVELKRIENKISRQVTFAKRRNGLLKKAYELSLLCDAEVALIIFSGRGRLFEFSSSSCMYKTLERYRSSNYISQEVKAPLDSEINYQDYLKMRTRVEFLQTTQRNILGEDLGPLSMKELEQLENQIETSLKHIRSRENQMLLDQLFDLKSKEQELQDLNKDLRKKCQLQETSPENVLHVSSWEEGGHSGASGTINKPTWTS, from the exons ATGGGTCGCGGCAAGGTGGAGCTGAAGCGGATCGAGAACAAGATCAGCCGGCAGGTGACGTTCGCCAAGCGCCGGAACGGGCTGCTCAAGAAGGCGTACGAGCTGTCGCTGCTGTGCGACGCCGAGGTCGCGCTCATCATCTTCTCCGGCCGCGGCCGCCTCTTCGAGTTCTCCAGCTCGTCATG CATGTACAAAACACTCGAGAGATACCGCAGCTCCAACTACATCTCACAGGAAGTAAAAGCTCCACTGGACAGTGAA ATTAACTACCAGGATTATTTGAAGATGAGGACAAGAGTTGAGTTTCTTCAAACTACACAAAG AAATATTCTTGGTGAGGATCTGGGTCCACTTAGCATGAAGGAGCTTGAGCAGCTGGAGAACCAAATTGAGACATCTCTGAAGCATATCAGGTCAAGAGAG AATCAAATGTTACTTGATCAGCTCTTTGATCTCAAAAGTAAG GAACAAGAATTGCAGGATCTTAATAAAGACCTAAGGAAAAAG TGCCAGCTGCAAGAAACAAGTCCAGAGAACGTGCTCCATGTTTCCAGCTGGGAGGAAGGTGGGCACAGTGGCGCAAGTG GTACCATCAACAAGCCTACATGGACCAGCTGA